Below is a genomic region from Miscanthus floridulus cultivar M001 chromosome 1, ASM1932011v1, whole genome shotgun sequence.
TAATTTGACTGTATGATTTAGGTAACAATAATGCTTTAGCAGCACAGTTCTTATTTGCCTGGTGAACACTGAACAAGATGTCTTTCATTCAGAAAATCTGCCCCCCTTCTTAAGGTACTTTAGCAATAGGCAGAACTATACCCTCATGGTAATATGGTATGAAACTTGCACCTAATATCCTAAATCCTAATAGATTATTTGTGCAAGCAGACTAGAAGTTAACTTTATTTGGATGTGGAGCAGTGGACTACAGTAACTACTAGATCAATGGTCATTATTTTTTGTCCACTTATAAATAGTTCCATTGCACATTCCTTTCAGCACCATTATATTAGGAGTTTCTAACTTTTCGCAAAATCACAATTCAGCACAAGCTGGAAATTAACTAGTTTCCAACAAGGCAATACATGTTTCCAGCAAGCTGAACGTAGTTTTATTTTGATTTGTAGCTTTATTTTTTCTTAAATGGAATTGTATTTTGGCATATGTTCTATACAGAAAGCTCCAGCTGGTGTGCTCATATTGATaggtttttttttgtaaaaatgaTTGTTTATGACTGTTTCTGATATTTACTTGTGTATTAAATTTGTTTTTCCTATTCTGTTTCAGTCCCATACTGCAGCCACCACTAATAAGTAATTGAAATGACACATATGGAAAATTTCCAACCCAGGGAGATTCTTTCCATTTAAGGACCCCTTTGGAATGTGGGAACTTTTCTTGTTCTCTGCATTTTTCTTGTAAAAATTAGCTGATTCCAGTGAAATTCATGTACGACTCCTACCTTCCAAAGGGGCCAAAATATCTTTTTTTCTAACCATTTCCACCTGTTTTCAAACCTACATACCAATATACTTTCAATTTGTGAGGGTGTTAAGCCTGGAATTCCACTGTCATCAGCGATAATCTCTTCTGAATCCAGTTGTTCTCAGGTTTCATTTATTGAattaaattaaaatgaaaagcatTTGCATACTTCATTCCCTGAGCAAGTTGTCAACTGGAATCAGCTTATCATTTTtacgttatattctttatacttaaCTTTCTCTAATGAAATTGATCTTAAAAAATTCTATCTGGAAGATTGATATTTGTGTAGATGGCAAAAGGACACAAGCAAGTAGGACACCCTTCATTGCAGAAGATTCGCCATTTTCTTTCATATGTCTAGTCTTTTGGCTTTCACCGACAAGATTAATCCCCAAGCTTATCTTTCCAAGTCATTACAGTATTCTGTTTTTTTTCTAGTCTTTTGCATATTTGTTACAGAAGTTAGCACGCTTCAGCTTGTGTTCGTTTCTGAACCTGAAAATGAGAATGCCATGAGGTTATATCTGATGCCAAATCTCCTGAATTCCCAATTGCCGTTGTAACTTCTATCAgcttgttcgcttggtcgtaaacgatcgtggattataagtcagaacagtatttttctctcacaccaaaccagctaacAGTAATAATCTATgctcgtttcagccgaaacgaacaggatGTATATACATGTGTATGCAGAAGTTAATTTTGGGTATCTTTAATGCCACCACTATCTTAAACAGTTGTTCTCTATTTGTTCCTGTTGACCTGTCCACAGTCTGGTTGGTTAACAGAGTATTCAAAACTAAagtctgcaaaaaaaaaaaaaaatcgatatTCAAAATTTTTTTTAGTTAAGATTTtaatactctctccgttccaaattataatacgttttaacttttctaaatatattagttttaatatgtatctagacatagtttGTTGCTAAGTATATAATAAAAtcgatgtatctagaaaagctaaaacatctaataatttagaatggaggaaaTAGTTAATGGCTGAGAACAGATTGGTAAAGGTGTTCTACAGATAATGGCCCtgtttgctggtctgaaacttggctgaaactggctaaaaaacactgttccggctgaattgttgtgagagaaaaacactgtttcagcagaaaaaagaagccgaacaaactatttttaagacaagcgaacggaccAATATAGTAAGATGACTGTTAAGCACAATTCTAAAGGTTATATTCCCTCAGACTTGTGCAAGAATCTGTATACCCCAACGAAAATTTATACTGCGATAAGCTCAGAGAAACCAGATGTGCGGACTTTCTGACACTATAAATTGCCAGCCAGAAGCACCTTCGAAAAATTGAACAGCAAGGtgtaatggccccgttcgctggtggCCGAAACTgattgaaagaaaaacactgcgactaaaaaaaacaagccgaacaaactGAATATGACCACCTCTCGTCACTATTTTCTACTCCTTCCGTCCCCTAACGAATGCTTACCtgcggacggagggagtatttggcAAGCCTACTTTCTATGATCCGTAATCAACTAACTTACGTTCAAAAAATAAAGATTTATAACCTAAGGAACCAACAGCGAGGAGATGATCCGAATTTCCAAATCACACAGATCAATCAGATAATGCCTCAATCCAACTCAATGACCTGATCTATAATCCGAATATTATTAAGTAAAGAGCAATCCATCAACCAGATTTGCAGATGAAAAATTTCCTGCACCAGAACTTTCATCTGCAAATCTGGTCGCTAACCGAGAGCCAACCAGGCTGCAAATCACGAATGACAACAATgcagaaatgaaatcaggcacaAGATATTGCAACTTCTAAGAAACAAGGCATTTCTTCAATTATAAATCACAGAGAACAACTTGCAGCAAGACAGGTACACATCCAAGCACATTCATCCCATCTACAACCTACGCATCACTGGTAGTGCTAAACATCGGATCTGGGTTGGACAGTCTATGCCTTCTTGGGGGATTTGGCAGCCTTCTTGGGCGACTTGGGCTCCTTGCTCCCGCCGCTGGAAGCCTTCTCGGCCGTCTTCTTGGGCAGCAGAACCGGGTTGATGTTGGGCAGCACGCCGCCGTGGGCGATGGTGACGCCGGCCAGCAGCTTCCCGAGCTCCTCGTCGTTGCGGATCGCAAGCAGCACGTGGCGGGGGATGATGCGCGTCTTCTTGTTGTCCCTGGCAGCGTTGCCGGCGAGCTCCAGAACCTGACCACAAAAAGGAAGCAAAGCGAATCAGCACCACAGAAATAACACGCCGTTGCAAGATTAGATTAACACAATGGCTCAATTGCAGACGAGGATCGTGATGTCGTTTACCTCAGCGGCGAGGTACTCGAGGACGGCGGCGAGGTAGACGGGGGCGCCGGTGCCGACGCGCTGGGCGTAGCGGCCCTTCTTGAGGTAGCGACCGATGCGGCCGACGGGGAACTGGAGCCCGGCCTTCACGGACCTCGACACCGACTTCTTCCTCGGCCCGCCGGCCTTGCGACCGCCCGCTCCCTTCTTCACCTTCCCTCCCGCTCCAGCGCCGGTGGAATCCATGGCCGCGTCTGCGCTACGAGTAGCTTCCCGGGTCAGAGGAGGTCTTGGGAGATCGGAGGAATGCGAGAGTGCGAGATGATCGGCAATGGCAGGCGGTGCCGGGTGGTTAAATGCGGAGGCTAGTGGGCCCGTCGATCCGCGTGCGAGGGAACGGGCGGTCGGATCTGAAGGGGCGTGGACGGCTGCGATGGATTCGTCGGGCACGATCCGTGGGAGGGGTCCCTCCGCCAATCAGATAGGAGCAGATTTCGGGAGTGCGGAAAACTTGCGCCTCCGATCTCCCGCCGATCAGAGGCTCAGAGTAGATGAGAATTTTTTTTGGCATTCAGGGCTTGTTTAGATCGCGGTTAGAAATCAGTATTcgacactgtagcacttttgtttgtatttgacaattattgttcaatcatggtctaactaggctcaaaagattcgtctcgtaatttataatcaaactgtgtaattagttattttttatctatatttaatactctatgcatatgtccaaagatttgatgtgatggagagagagtgaaaaaacttgcaatctaaacaaggcctcagatggcgcgtttagttcccaaaatttgttgggtttggctactgtttgactactgtagcactttcgtttgtatttgataattagtatctaattatggactaattaggttcgaaagtttcgtctcgcgatttctcacctaactgtgtaattagttttgtttttcgtctatatttagtactccatgcacgtgccgcaagattcgatgtgacactttaggttgaaaatttttggaatctaaacagggtcCTTTCCAACTCGAGGATTGCCAATTTTTGTTCTCCTTCTGGTGAAAGTTTGGAAGAAATTACTTTTCACCTAAAGTTCATAatcggcatgttcgctggttggtttctgggctggtttggactggctggtgctggtttgttgtgagaggaaaacactgttgactggttggtttggactggctgaaaccaacaagcgaacataccGAATATAGTTTACTCCTAAAGTTTGAATAGGTTTCAGCCTTTTTCGAAAACCAAGAAGGCTCAACATAGAGAAAACTTTTACCCTCAAGTTTCCCATTACATGATTTTTGTTAAAAAAACACAAACTAATTTAGGAGAAAAGGCAAGCAAATAGAGAACCAAAGAGCATACATGCAAAGAGTTTGCATGTGTTTGGTTTGGATGATGATCAGGGATCAGATAGAGCGAGCCCATTTTTACCGTGTTTGGTTCCACGGCGGACGGGGATGAGTCAAACAACTTGCGCGGAAATATTCCTCAAACAATGCCGCggagtatgaagcatgtctccactgactccgtatagccatcgagctcaacgtcaaatgcctcatggtatatggagactccacgttggtcatcaaccagctgaacaaagattggtcctattccagtgagaagatggacgcatattgcaccgaaatcaggaaactcgagggaaaattctatggtatcaagtaccaccacgtggtacgagatcaaaatcagctcgctaaccacctatctaagataggatcttctcgcgccGTGATTTTGCCTggggttttcgttcaagacctccttacgccgtctattaaggaagagaagaaagttcaagaaccccccccccccgtcgagcagctggtacttatagtaccttcgttggccgccgattggagggaacagttcatcaagtatctCACCAGCGCTGACATACCCGCCAACAAGACCaaaactgaatgcctaatccatcaCAGCATgcattatgtgctggtagatgggaacttgatgaggaaaagtgccaaggaatgGATActgagtgaaactacttctcgagaatcactctggttcctgtggcaatcacgtggCTTCAAGacacctggtcggcaaagcttttcgagctagtttttactaaCCCACGGCAATCACCGACAtagaagacctcatccgatgttgtgaaggatgctaatttTTCATCAAGCAAATATACGTGCTGGcgcaagaactgcagaccatccccGAGCCAGCGTGGCtccttcgcctcggccgagctgggccaggctgGCTTGGGCTGAAGCCCCGAGCCCAGCCACCGCCCTCCCCTTCGCTCGGTCTGCGTAGGCCgaatgtggccgtgggccagttggtttccacgggccggcccagtagtaataggaaaattTCGTTATCAGTTTTCTTTTATTACTTggaaagagaaatgatttggaaaatgtttgtatactcaaatttgctccaaatctattgaaacaaattttactaggttccttgtcaccagatctacatgataaaaatattgcatgccatttttgagatacttttctgtagagctttatttaacctttgatattgctgataacttgaaaatgtgtagaaaaacctataggcttcagaaaaatatgattccaagtttgttaatcttcttatgtaatgtacttcctaggaaaaatatgtgtcatgcatgtactatagaaaaattatgaggtgtagttcaggtgcctttaatggctgatttttgttatttttgctagagagcaaaatttgtataaaacatgcatgtgataatttttgtacagtgattatttgctgtgtagaacataggaaaaatatttcctctgttgtttgacacttttcacagtacaaagtattttcatgttcataatcatgccatagcttgttatttttgtgtaggctaatccactcattcaaataccatgaaaatctgatggtagactacttagggtagtactgtgatatggtaattttctaagatttttctaagtaataaaaatagatgtttctattcaaacctattattaattagggtttaatcaagtgttgctttatgtgtgattaagaaattagtgaagctttggtgtatctttgaagcatttaataagatgtgttgacttagcatattagtagtagaagagaatgcagtagatggcatgtgcttgtagtatatgttcttggatgatgttgactaccttgcattcaagcatatccattgtattcatctcatccgatgcactgATTTCATAAGCACtcacgcacattgcatcatacaggatcgcaaaccgagaacccagtcatcatacccgaggagcctaaggagcagctcgaggtgcagccgtaggaagtgcccaaagccgacgaggaggacattgaggaacttccggagtgccccgatcaccgcccgagctccttcgagagaggcaagccccggagcattttctccctggtttgcaattattaattaaatgctttactttaaatgatgcattacgttcaggagttgtttgcaaccgttgctgcattataccttgcctacctttgttatactatatccttgttaccctggtatctgcagtcgagtcaatgcttagctggcttagaccggtagaagtcgggtgatttcctatcacctgcgagctataggtggttacctagatctgcttggatgactatgtagtcatggtataactaagtgttaaatgaagttgagaccggatggagacttacagagttttggactgtagtgcttttccgtctgtgtcgattaaggaccgaccgttgttgagtgacttcatcgtagtaatgttgatggaacacttggacagttataatgaatatgacaatatggaagttgttaatgatcattggttatcattattggcttaatcacatgtttgctctagtataggtgcaaatctagtcgacaggttataattaattaatttggcaataatgcttttagaaaggttcttgaaatactaaaaatgcttctttttgcaaataagtcagctaccctactataaagcccttcataatccttggtgtcacttattttcggttatgtcgggtaagtctagctgagtaccttcttatactcagggttttattcccacttgttgcagatgggcagatgtattacggtgaccctatcggatgcctcctgatgaattagttgagctgaagaagcaactagaagagttatcaaacaaagggtttatccggccaagcaagtctgaatggggatgtcccaccttgtttgtgaagaaaaagaaagagggcactTTGAGAAtatgcgtagattacaggccacttaacgctgtaaccatcaagaataagtatcccttgcctcatattgatgttctgtttgaccaattatccaaggctaaggtgttctcaaaaatagatatgagatccggttatcatcagataaagattaggccacaagatataccaaaaactgcattttccaacagatacgggttgtatgagtatcttgtcatgtcctttggcttgacaaatgctcctgcatactttatgttttttatgaatacagttttcatgccagaattggataagttcatggtcatgttcattgatgacattctggtgtactccgagaacgagaaggatcatgaagagcatctgagaattgtcttgaccagacttagagatcatcaactgtatgctaagtttagcaaatgcgaattttggttgaagaaagttcctttccttggtcacattctgtcagaaaatggagttttagtcgatccaagtaaggtacaagaggttatggattggaaggcaccgaccacagttcctaagattagaagtttcttaggactagccgggtACTACCGTCGTttcataccagatttctcgaagattgccaagcctatgacaagtctattatagaaggatcacaagtttgtgtggacagaggagtgtgaagcagctttccacactttgcggaaactattgaccactgctcctgttctcgcacaactagacattgagaaaccatttgatgtgttttgcgatgcatcaaaaactggattggctgtgtccttatgcaagaaggaagagtcattgcttatgcctcacatcaattgagaaagcacaaggtcaactatccaacatatgatcttgaacttgctgcagtcgtgcatgccctaaaaatttggagacattatctacttggtaatgtgtgcaatattttcatagatcacaagagtcttaagtacatctttacccaaccagaactgaacatgagacaacgcagatggttggaattgatcaaagattacaacttgaatgtgcaatatcatcctggaaaagccaatgtagtggcagatgctttgagcagaaagtcatattacttgaatgtgcagccattacttgaagatgggtttgatctgatgcatcctgctgtgttacatagtattcagattagttgctcgttggagagtaagataatagaaggccagaaaaccaacaagggaatattccacatcaaagagaaaataaaagaaaagtcgtctctgcactttaaagtggatgaatagggcgtgttgtggtttgacgaccgtattgtggttcccaaggatcgagagcttaggaataaactcatggatgaagctcacctttctaagctatctatccatccgagaagtagtaagatgtatcaagaactaagacctcattattggtggaccaaaatgaagaaagaagttacagcatatgttgccaggtgtgacatgtgttgtagaatgaaagctattcatatgaaacctaccggtatgttgcaacccttgtcagtccctagttggaagtgggatgatataagtatggattttatctcgagTTTGCCCAcgactcaaaagggacatgattcgatttgggtgattgtggatcgtcttaccaagaccgctcatttcttacctatcaagacaacttatcgaccacctcaatatgccgagaagtatattgcagaaattgtgaggttgcatggtataccaaagactatagtatctgatagagggccacagttcatggctcacttttgggaatatttgcacaaaggcttaggaactagtttgatttgtagtaccgcttatcatcctcagacagatggtcagactgaatgagtgaatgctgttttggaggatatgttaagagcctgtgtgttgtcttctaggggatcatgggagtcatggttaccattagctgagtttgcttacaataatagttatcaagaaagtatcaagattgctccattcgaagctttgtatggtagaaaatgtagaacaccattaaattgggtcgagccaggagatagaaggtattatggcattgactttgtagaagaagccgagaagaaagttcatattattcagaaaaatatgaaggcggcccaatcgcattagaaaagttatgcagacagaagaaggagacctcttgtgtttgaagttggtgactatgtttatctgaaggtcacgccaatgaagaagaaacggtttggagtccgaagaaaacttgccgctagattcgtaggaccatacaagatcttggaaagaagaggtccagtagcttacaagttagagttacctgagaccatgagtaccgtcttcccagttttccatgtattacatctcaagaagtgtttgcgtgttccagaggaaagaatagaacctcgaggcatccaactcaaatcagatttggtgtatcgtgagcaaccggtccatgtgttagacactaaagaacgtgctactcagaatagtgtggtgaaaacatacaagatacagtggaatcatcatgatgagggagatgcaacttgggaaatgggagaatatctacaaaaagcttatgaagatttttataacaaatggttcgtaacccaaatctcgggacgagatttttataaggggggagggctgtaacaccctggtgttatggccagcatttaggcattgcaaatcatgcatattatgcatcatcaagcatcctaatcatacatgcctaatcatgtaaataataactgaaaccctgtttcgaaacatatgaaacatgctcgtcaAACATGaatattgcatacacttgtttagagttgtgtttgcccaaattatgcttgctaggttagtaaaacatgtttggctatgattgtaaatcatctagaattatttagcgcaatttttggagcaaagtttgtattcacgTTATTGCCagattttgctttaaaaataattctccaaaattagggttttgagttaaaattgactttaatttataattcaaaatctatcaagaattggactttggtcataaaagcaaagttgtagaggattaaattctaagcaacttttatttttgtgccattttcaaaagaagtcattttcttgctcaaaagggtatttgaaaatTGCTATTTGAAATTTCCTTAAAAATCAAAAAATTGAAAAATGCTTTTCTCCTTTCACGGGCCGTCGCCTCCCTTCTCGGCCcatggccgaagccggcccggcctacCGCAGCGCCCGTTGCTCGCGCGCCCCGTGttcagcccagcccagcgccgcatCCGGCCTGCCCCAGCGCCGCATCCGGCCTGCCCCAGCGATGCGCCGCGCCGTTCCCGCGCGTCGCGTCCCGACCGCATCAGAGCGCGACCGCCGCGTGGTgaccatgcgccggcgacgcccgCCGCACGGCAGCCACAGCCTACCTCGCCCTCCACGTGAGTGCCTTCTTCTGCCTGACCACGCTGCCTGCTCCTCATTCCTCCTCCCGCTCTCTCAGACGCAGCACCAGCAGCTGCAGCACGCGCCACGAGCTCTGCTCTCTCGCCACCGAGCGCCACTGCAGCCCCCGCCGGAGGAATTCACTGCTAGTGCTCCACCACTGCCCGAAATCAAGCAcacctagctccgcctcgctccccGGCACCTAGTGCTCGCGGCTGTGATGCCTTTTGAGCCAAGGTAGAGCGTTTGGCGTGTTTCGCCGCCGTCAGTCATGgcaccgccgtgctcggccgccgtggaacgcGTCCTCTTTCCCTCCTCCACCCTTTTTAGTTGCCTGCTTgtgttgatgaaatatggtcggcagtctacctaggggtatgcccaaggtagtagattgtcggcagatagatgcgcaagccacaaacaagacggtgacgcaagacagacacgaggttttatccagatttggccaccaagaaggcgtaatacctatgtcctgcgtctgatttgtattgctgtatgctaatgagagatgtttttagaggggtcccctgcctgccttatatagtccggggggcagggttacagatctggaaactaatcctagccagttataattgtcatatgtggccggataaggattcctattctaaccgaccaggatcttgcttgatcgccaaatctgccttaactccttgtgcgggactccaatcaggttggccgggccacgcgtcatcatttggtggaccagacccactgatccgggctggcccaagcctagccgtaagggtataggggttaatacccccatagctagtccctgagcactaTGTATTATGCTGTAACACGCCACTTTAACCTTCTCCAAATAGTGAGGCTTGAGTCTTGACATCCCTGACCACCATTATcgctggagaagtaggttgttcgaataatgtatggtgctcttgagaaaaaagaaaaagatttccatcctgtgaagtgtgcccacttgtatttctgaaaagaaatgtaagggaATCTTGAAACATAGCATCCTTGATcagcagaggcgtaggggtcgaaaaacaaacacattcaccgcaaggtgaagtgtgcccacttagtccccgagcctggtagtaggtgacgtaggcatgtggtgccagggtctaaaaagaattcccagttaagttgagaacccgattgtcgtacaggcaatatgagatgcaccggcaggtacatcataccgatgtagtccccgagcttgctggaaggcgaagtatgagccttgtagcaaggtctaaataaaagtctctcaactgtatgtgagtacaaatcacatgtagccgaggagaacgatctccgagtagtggtcgggacagtccccgagcacgatagtaatccttacattcagtcaaagcataggtgctgattaaataaacacattcatcgcacggtgaagtgtgcccacttagtccccgagcctggtagtaggtgacgcaggcacgtggtgccagggtctaaaaaagaatttctactaaagttaagaatccaatcgtcgtgcaggcgatacgagatgcaccgacaggtgcatcgtaccgatgtaatccctgagcttgctggaaggcgaagtatgagccttgtagcatggTCTAAATAAAattctctcaactgtatgtgagtacaaatcacatgtagctaaggagaacgatctccgagca
It encodes:
- the LOC136501376 gene encoding histone H2A-like, encoding MDSTGAGAGGKVKKGAGGRKAGGPRKKSVSRSVKAGLQFPVGRIGRYLKKGRYAQRVGTGAPVYLAAVLEYLAAEVLELAGNAARDNKKTRIIPRHVLLAIRNDEELGKLLAGVTIAHGGVLPNINPVLLPKKTAEKASSGGSKEPKSPKKAAKSPKKA